Proteins from a single region of Hordeum vulgare subsp. vulgare chromosome 6H, MorexV3_pseudomolecules_assembly, whole genome shotgun sequence:
- the LOC123404499 gene encoding uncharacterized protein LOC123404499 — MPKRRWQGDEVQPNYHDRGANKPKSIYLVLDDWHGGFTIRKLDADSPDLSEPPVFRLASPMKNHAMDFAALGSNIIATSNQCAATLVFDTEAEALAIGNPLPDALLSSLNFFVTADDMLFAFAYYFTSRPPSFEVMTTAKEDEAEHDGSDLQTTMNAEHHHGEDLFPNMTRAPHVKYITYYEDAESIPGWRTAVWELDKGFCGVACDTKIFSHLEATCSRIDLIVLEVCHEITLMCTISLWSGCLAANLLTLSTV, encoded by the exons ATGCCTAAGCGAAGATGGCAGGGCGACGAGGTTCAGCCCAACTACCACGACCGCGGCGCTAACAAACCCAAGAGCatctatcttgttctagatgacTGGCACGGGGGCTTCACCATTCGCAAGCTTGATGCTGACAGTCCTGACCTGAGCGAGCCCCCTGTCTTCCGGCTAGCGTCGCCTATGAAGAACCATGCCATGGACTTTGCCGCTCTGGGCAGCAACATTATAGCCACCAGCAACCAATGTGCTGCAACTCTAGTCTTTGACACGGAAGCAGAGGCGCTGGCCATCGGCAATCCCCTCCCGGATGCACTCCTCAGTTCCCTCAACTTCTTTGTCACAGCTGACGACATGTTATTTGCGTTTGCCTACTACTTCACGTCGCGGCCTCCCTCCTTCGAAGTCATGACCACCGCCAAGGAGGACGAG GCAGAACATGATGGATCAGATTTACAAACAACCATGAATGCTGAGCACCATCATGGTGAGGATTTATTTCCAAACATGACAAGGGCTCCACATGTGAAGTACATAACATACTATGAGGACGCTGAAAGTATTCCAGGATGGAGAACAGCAGTCTGGGAGCTTGACAAAG GATTTTGTGGTGTTGCTTGCGACACCAAAATCTTCAGCCACTTGGAAGCCACTTGTAGCAGAATTGACTTGATCGTGTTGGAGGTTTGCCATGAGATCACACTGATGTGTACAATTAGTCTATGGTCTGGCTGTTTAGCAGCCAATTTGCTCACATTATCAACAGTCTGA